In Dyadobacter subterraneus, a single genomic region encodes these proteins:
- a CDS encoding acyl-CoA thioesterase: protein MDLQERIRLSETRVFKTVFPNNTNHYDTLFGGTALSMMDEVAFIAATRFTRLRCVTVSSDRIDFTHPIPAGTIIELVGTVVEIGNTSMKVRVDIFVEQMYEQKREKAVSGMFTFVALDEHNKPVRVLSKEVE, encoded by the coding sequence ATGGATTTACAAGAAAGGATCAGACTGTCGGAAACCCGTGTTTTTAAAACTGTTTTTCCAAATAACACAAATCATTACGATACACTTTTTGGTGGAACGGCCTTGTCTATGATGGATGAAGTCGCTTTTATAGCAGCGACGCGTTTTACCCGTTTAAGATGCGTGACCGTTTCCTCAGACCGCATTGATTTTACGCATCCAATCCCGGCAGGCACTATCATCGAACTGGTGGGAACTGTTGTAGAAATTGGCAACACAAGTATGAAAGTAAGGGTTGATATTTTCGTAGAACAAATGTATGAACAGAAACGGGAGAAAGCTGTTTCGGGCATGTTTACATTTGTCGCTCTGGATGAGCACAATAAGCCGGTAAGGGTTTTGAGTAAAGAAGTTGAATAA
- a CDS encoding carbamoyltransferase family protein produces MKILGISAFYHDSAAALIENGEIISAAQEERFTRKKHDPGFPSNAVSFCLEYGGITLNELDAIVFYDKPLLKFERLLETYYAFAPKGIRSFLTAMPVWIKEKMFLKRLINEELVKLGYDKKKPVKILFPEHHLSHAASAYYPSPFEKSAILTIDGVGEWATASICLGEGKDITNLKELRFPHSLGLLYSAFTYFLGFRVNSGEYKLMGLAPYGNPSSPDIARYEEIILKDLIDLKEDGSVWLNQDYFDYATGLKMVNEDKWEALFGFKTRKPEDALESVHCNLGLAIQNVTEEAVIRMAKEAKRLTGADYLCMAGGVALNCVSNGKLQKANIFKEIFIQPAAGDAGGALGAAQAAYHIYFGQERKVTWKADAMRGSYLGPTFSDLEVELTGKKYKAVSTYHENFKDLADATAKLLSEGNVVGWVQGRMEFGPRALGGRSILGDPRNAEMQKKLNLKIKYRESFRPFAPSVLAEDCADYFDYDGTSPYMLLVHPVAEGRRKPVPANYDSMDLREKLYFERSDLPSITHIDYSARIQTVHKETNPRYYELINSFKDLTGYAVVVNTSFNVRGEPIVCTPNDAYRCFMRTEMDYLVVGNHIFDKKLQPEWMEKDNWQEEFVLD; encoded by the coding sequence ATGAAAATTTTAGGAATTTCCGCCTTTTACCACGATTCAGCCGCAGCGCTTATTGAAAACGGGGAAATAATTTCAGCGGCACAGGAAGAAAGATTTACACGTAAAAAACATGATCCGGGTTTTCCATCCAATGCAGTCAGCTTTTGTCTTGAATACGGAGGTATTACTTTGAATGAATTAGATGCAATTGTTTTTTACGACAAACCACTATTGAAATTCGAAAGATTGCTTGAAACATACTACGCGTTTGCTCCAAAGGGTATAAGATCCTTTCTTACAGCGATGCCCGTCTGGATCAAGGAAAAAATGTTTTTGAAGCGTCTTATTAATGAAGAGCTTGTCAAACTTGGTTACGACAAAAAGAAACCGGTAAAGATTCTTTTCCCGGAACACCATCTTTCGCACGCAGCCAGTGCATATTATCCTTCACCATTTGAAAAATCAGCAATTCTGACAATCGACGGAGTTGGTGAATGGGCAACAGCCTCCATTTGTTTGGGTGAAGGAAAAGATATAACCAATTTAAAAGAGCTGCGATTCCCACATTCCTTAGGTTTACTTTATTCAGCATTTACCTATTTTCTTGGTTTTCGTGTCAATTCAGGAGAGTATAAATTGATGGGGCTTGCGCCTTACGGAAATCCCTCATCACCGGATATTGCCAGGTATGAGGAAATCATTCTTAAAGATTTAATTGATTTGAAGGAAGACGGTTCTGTTTGGCTAAATCAGGATTATTTTGATTATGCCACAGGACTAAAAATGGTGAATGAAGATAAGTGGGAAGCACTGTTCGGATTTAAAACCAGAAAACCGGAAGATGCGCTAGAATCGGTACATTGCAATTTAGGACTTGCGATTCAAAATGTTACAGAAGAGGCAGTAATCCGGATGGCAAAAGAAGCAAAACGTCTTACCGGTGCAGATTATCTTTGCATGGCGGGTGGAGTTGCCTTGAATTGCGTATCAAATGGGAAATTACAAAAAGCCAATATTTTCAAAGAAATATTTATCCAGCCAGCTGCTGGTGATGCAGGTGGAGCATTAGGAGCTGCGCAGGCAGCCTATCATATTTATTTTGGTCAGGAACGGAAAGTAACCTGGAAAGCGGATGCGATGAGAGGTTCCTATCTGGGTCCCACTTTTTCTGATCTTGAAGTAGAACTGACAGGGAAAAAATATAAGGCCGTTTCTACCTATCACGAAAATTTCAAAGACCTGGCTGATGCTACGGCCAAGTTACTATCCGAAGGAAATGTAGTAGGATGGGTGCAGGGACGCATGGAATTTGGTCCACGTGCATTGGGCGGAAGAAGTATTCTGGGTGATCCACGGAATGCTGAGATGCAGAAAAAATTGAATCTTAAAATAAAATACCGTGAATCTTTCCGTCCATTTGCACCTTCTGTGCTGGCCGAAGATTGCGCAGATTATTTTGATTATGACGGAACATCACCTTATATGTTACTGGTACATCCGGTGGCGGAAGGCCGCAGAAAACCTGTTCCGGCGAATTACGATTCAATGGATTTGCGTGAAAAACTATATTTTGAACGTTCAGATCTTCCTTCAATTACACATATTGACTATTCTGCAAGAATCCAGACAGTTCACAAGGAAACGAATCCTCGTTATTATGAACTGATCAATTCTTTCAAAGATCTTACGGGTTATGCCGTAGTTGTAAACACAAGCTTTAATGTTCGCGGCGAACCGATCGTTTGTACTCCAAATGATGCATATCGCTGTTTCATGCGAACGGAAATGGATTATTTAGTTGTCGGGAACCATATTTTTGATAAGAAGTTGCAGCCTGAGTGGATGGAAAAAGATAACTGGCAAGAGGAATTTGTTCTTGATTAA
- a CDS encoding SGNH/GDSL hydrolase family protein yields the protein MTSKIVTSLIRIGLLGMLFVFLFYPEHFHVKFDYPGAPQSDNWYIRLTKTFFWLLLIIEILRIFYYGVVKSKSKSILANVVTLVVPLLVTLIFLEIIFMFVPQSHEGVLSKASQIWWEKYWNPVNTLGYHDKEVAKSTGKKEILVIGDSFAAGHGLENVSERFSDQLEEKLGKSQYTVYNLGVSGADTRDEYKRLKEFPVKPDVIILQYFPNDIEKVGREKGLSLSGTAPYADLKGPMASLVKRFYLPNFIYWQLPHASFSTFEKFVQTAYTDTTILNSHLQDLSNMIAYRDSTGAKMYAVFIPFLFQLDKSASYTKPVEDYLRSKGVTVVPINDGIAKIPEKERVVGKNDGHGSKILNTLIADRLFDVMKKP from the coding sequence ATGACGTCAAAAATTGTTACGAGCCTGATCAGGATTGGTCTCCTGGGCATGTTATTCGTTTTTCTATTTTATCCTGAACATTTTCACGTAAAATTTGACTATCCGGGAGCACCGCAGAGTGATAACTGGTACATCCGCCTGACAAAAACTTTTTTCTGGCTTTTACTGATTATAGAGATCCTGCGTATATTTTATTACGGAGTTGTCAAAAGCAAATCGAAAAGTATTTTGGCCAACGTTGTTACACTGGTTGTCCCACTTTTGGTCACGCTTATTTTTCTGGAAATCATTTTCATGTTTGTACCCCAAAGTCATGAAGGTGTGCTTTCAAAAGCGTCACAGATATGGTGGGAAAAATATTGGAATCCCGTTAATACTTTGGGATATCACGATAAAGAAGTGGCAAAATCAACAGGAAAAAAAGAAATTCTTGTTATTGGCGATTCTTTTGCAGCCGGACACGGTTTGGAAAATGTTTCTGAACGTTTTTCAGATCAGTTGGAAGAAAAGCTTGGCAAATCTCAATATACAGTTTACAATCTCGGCGTTTCTGGTGCAGACACAAGAGATGAATATAAACGATTGAAAGAATTTCCTGTAAAACCTGATGTGATTATCCTTCAGTATTTCCCAAATGATATTGAAAAAGTAGGGAGAGAAAAAGGTTTGTCGCTGTCCGGAACCGCTCCTTATGCAGATTTGAAGGGACCGATGGCAAGTCTGGTAAAACGTTTTTATCTGCCAAACTTTATTTACTGGCAATTACCTCACGCCTCATTCAGCACATTCGAAAAGTTTGTACAGACTGCCTATACCGACACAACAATTTTGAATTCGCATTTGCAGGATCTGTCAAACATGATTGCTTACCGGGATAGTACCGGCGCAAAAATGTACGCCGTTTTTATCCCGTTTTTATTTCAACTGGATAAGAGCGCGTCTTACACCAAGCCTGTTGAAGATTATCTACGTTCAAAAGGCGTAACGGTTGTTCCGATCAATGACGGAATCGCCAAAATACCTGAGAAAGAACGTGTTGTTGGAAAAAATGATGGCCATGGCAGTAAAATACTGAATACGCTAATTGCAGACAGACTTTTTGATGTGATGAAAAAACCATAA
- a CDS encoding DUF5989 family protein gives MDFLTDLFAFMKERKKWWLAPVIIVLLLIGVLIVIGGGSAVAPFIYTLF, from the coding sequence ATGGATTTTTTAACAGACTTATTCGCATTTATGAAGGAGCGCAAGAAATGGTGGCTAGCTCCTGTTATCATTGTGTTATTATTAATTGGTGTGTTAATTGTAATTGGCGGTGGTTCAGCAGTTGCGCCGTTCATTTATACATTATTCTAG
- a CDS encoding SxtJ family membrane protein translates to MSESEKSKAQLVIVTGLVVLYFIFKSRYPYLLIAAAAVGVISIAIPVAGDLIVKGWYKFAEVLGAINGKILLSIVFFIVLVPVAIMAKLGKKNPLALKRESKKSVFIDRNHKYTSKDLEQVW, encoded by the coding sequence ATGAGTGAATCAGAAAAATCCAAAGCCCAACTGGTGATCGTAACCGGACTGGTAGTGCTATATTTTATCTTTAAATCACGTTATCCATATTTATTGATTGCAGCAGCGGCTGTTGGCGTAATTAGTATCGCAATTCCGGTTGCAGGCGATCTGATCGTAAAAGGCTGGTATAAATTTGCAGAAGTACTTGGAGCGATAAATGGTAAAATTTTACTTTCAATTGTATTTTTTATTGTTCTTGTACCAGTAGCGATTATGGCTAAACTTGGAAAGAAAAATCCGCTAGCCTTAAAACGTGAAAGCAAAAAAAGTGTATTTATTGATCGGAATCATAAATACACTTCCAAAGATCTTGAACAGGTCTGGTAA
- a CDS encoding Ppx/GppA phosphatase family protein: MKFAAIDIGSNGARMQISSVLHDEGITRLKKVEYVRFPLRLGHDVFTEGRISPLSEDRMIKLMLSYQLLMELHEVEDYMACATSAMREAENGYEVRALIEQRTGIHIQIIDGQREAELVNNVVVKSLDKGQYLHIDVGGGSTELNLYQDCQKIVAKSFKLGSVRLLEGKESKTAFQKMQEWILKNVDHTQPIEAVGTGGNINKLFDLSSKLSESSTSLDEILRMRDYIAQFSLAERINKLQLNPDRADVIVPAGDIYTSAMKWAGATVIHVPDVGLKDGMLQLLYDRACRKKRV, translated from the coding sequence TTGAAATTCGCTGCAATAGATATTGGATCCAATGGTGCCCGCATGCAAATATCATCGGTATTGCATGACGAAGGAATCACTCGTTTAAAGAAAGTTGAGTACGTACGTTTTCCGCTCCGCCTTGGACATGATGTGTTTACGGAAGGACGAATTTCGCCTTTGAGCGAAGATCGTATGATCAAACTGATGCTTTCTTATCAGCTCTTGATGGAACTTCATGAAGTAGAAGATTATATGGCCTGCGCAACTTCTGCCATGCGTGAAGCTGAAAATGGCTATGAAGTTCGTGCGCTTATTGAGCAAAGAACCGGAATTCATATACAAATTATCGACGGACAACGTGAGGCAGAACTTGTTAATAATGTCGTGGTAAAATCCCTTGATAAAGGACAATATCTGCACATTGATGTGGGTGGCGGCAGTACTGAACTTAACCTTTACCAGGATTGCCAGAAAATAGTTGCCAAGTCATTCAAACTTGGTTCTGTGCGTTTACTTGAAGGAAAAGAATCTAAAACTGCTTTTCAGAAAATGCAGGAATGGATTCTCAAAAATGTGGATCACACCCAACCTATTGAAGCGGTAGGAACAGGTGGGAACATTAACAAGTTATTCGATTTGTCATCCAAGTTAAGCGAAAGCTCAACGAGCCTTGATGAAATCCTGCGTATGCGTGACTATATAGCGCAATTTTCACTTGCTGAGCGTATCAATAAACTTCAATTGAATCCGGACCGCGCCGATGTAATTGTCCCGGCCGGTGATATCTATACTTCTGCCATGAAATGGGCCGGAGCCACGGTTATTCATGTACCGGATGTTGGTTTGAAAGATGGTATGCTGCAATTACTTTATGACCGTGCATGCAGAAAAAAAAGGGTCTGA
- a CDS encoding RNA polymerase sigma factor produces the protein MLFGKKSSFDENDFGTVVSACVAGNNQAQRYLYKHFFSYSKSICLRYTSTAEEAEEVLNEGFLKVFNNMDKYDSAHPFKAWLRTIMVNTAISYYRKHKKHHEDMVSLEDAPYPRFDDDIVGQITADEILKLIQEIKPIYKNVFLLYVVEGYNHREIADLLQINEATVRSHYVRARARLQHLIKQYYPHLFPSDWGIKSFKSNEN, from the coding sequence TTGCTATTTGGTAAAAAATCTTCTTTCGATGAAAACGACTTCGGAACGGTCGTTTCTGCATGTGTAGCTGGTAATAACCAGGCGCAGAGGTATTTATATAAGCATTTTTTCAGCTATTCGAAAAGTATCTGCCTGCGCTACACATCGACTGCTGAAGAGGCTGAGGAAGTATTAAACGAAGGTTTCCTGAAAGTTTTCAACAATATGGATAAGTATGACTCTGCGCATCCTTTCAAAGCGTGGCTTCGTACGATTATGGTGAATACGGCAATCAGTTATTACCGAAAGCATAAGAAGCATCATGAAGATATGGTGTCGCTTGAAGACGCGCCCTATCCACGTTTTGATGATGACATTGTAGGACAAATAACAGCGGATGAAATTTTAAAACTGATACAGGAAATAAAGCCAATATATAAAAACGTCTTTCTTCTTTATGTGGTAGAAGGATATAACCATCGCGAAATAGCTGATTTACTGCAAATTAATGAAGCTACGGTACGCTCGCATTACGTTCGGGCAAGAGCACGGTTACAACACTTGATCAAACAATACTATCCTCATCTCTTTCCCAGCGATTGGGGCATAAAGTCATTCAAAAGCAATGAAAACTGA